A single window of Gossypium hirsutum isolate 1008001.06 chromosome A10, Gossypium_hirsutum_v2.1, whole genome shotgun sequence DNA harbors:
- the LOC107897568 gene encoding cysteine-rich receptor-like protein kinase 42 — protein MEFSAFKQTYWRWVFLLISSLLVSSTLGDPRITNAGLFCGVSQALNGTNYVPDFTELMKELSDGISNNHFASYRLNSSLPMYGLTQCYEDLKQTDCLLCYAEARTRIPRCLPRSARIFLDGCFLRYDYDNNFFQEAVSPVDTVNCSTNNVTMYREVNNRRVNLFETNVEYAVGNVTSIALRKGRFGTAGVDGIYALAQCWESLTPEGCRQCLQNASMSVRRCMPGDEGRALNAGCYLRYSTRKFYNEGGDSADDHGISIGVIIAIVSATSAFLTLAISAAYIIYTKVSKRRRELENLGRISKKFDKSGLKFKYETLEKATDYFSLSRKLGQGGAGSVFMGILPDGKTVAVKRLVYNTRQWVDDFFNEVNLISRIQHKNLVKLLGASIEGPESLLVYEYVPNKSLDQFIFDEEKSKLLNWKQRLNIIVGTAEGLAHLHGGGSHVRIIHRDIKCSNVLLDDNLNAKIADFGLVRCLATEKSHLSTGIAGTLGYMAPEYLVRGQLSEKADVYSFGVLVLEIVCGKKNSSFTTTGSLLQTVWTLYRSNVLAEAIDPCIRDEMSEKEAPEVLQVGLLCTQASVLLRPSMAEVVQMLTDKDYEIPTPNQPPFLNANVLEAASSSRSCSTDSFVNNALKKIQGSGTSSDTTRTRSSEDASRTL, from the exons ATGGAGTTTTCAGCCTTCAAACAAACGTACTGGAGATGGGTTTTCTTGTTGATATCTTCTTTGTTAGTTTCCAGCACTTTGGGTGATCCAAGAATTACAAACGCGGGGCTGTTCTGCGGCGTCTCCCAGGCGCTGAACGGGACGAACTACGTTCCGGATTTCACTGAGTTGATGAAAGAGCTGTCAGATGGGATCAGCAATAATCACTTTGCTTCATATCGGCTCAACTCTTCTCTTCCAATGTATGGATTGACTCAGTGCTATGAAGATTTAAAGCAAACGGATTGCCTCCTTTGCTATGCGGAGGCAAGGACTCGAATCCCGCGTTGCCTTCCTCGCTCAGCTCGAATCTTCCTTGATGGCTGCTTCTTGCGTTACGATTATGATAACAACTTCTTTCAAGAAGCTGTTTCACCGGTGGATACCGTGAATTGCAGTACCAACAACGTAACAATGTATCGTGAAGTAAATAACAGGAGGGTGAATTTGTTTGAGACAAACGTTGAGTATGCAGTTGGGAATGTAACGAGTATTGCTTTGAGAAAAGGAAGATTCGGGACGGCGGGGGTGGATGGGATTTATGCATTGGCGCAGTGTTGGGAGAGTCTTACGCCGGAAGGGTGCCGGCAGTGCCTGCAGAACGCGTCAATGTCGGTCAGGAGATGCATGCCCGGAGATGAAGGCAGAGCTTTGAATGCTGGGTGTTATTTGAGGTACTCCACCAGGAAGTTCTATAATGAAGGGGGAGATTCTGCGGATGATCATG GGATTTCAATTGGAGTCATCATCGCAATTGTCTCAGCAACATCTGCATTCCTAACACTAGCTATTTCAGCagcttatattatatatacaaaaGTATCAAAGAGGAGAAGAG AGCTCGAAAATCTCGGCCGCATTTCGAAAAAGTTTGACAAATCGGGTTTGAAGTTCAAGTACGAAACTCTTGAGAAAGCAACAGATTATTTCAGTCTTTCAAGGAAACTAGGCCAAGGAGGAGCTGGTTCAGTGTTCATGGGGATTCTTCCTGATGGAAAAACCGTAGCTGTAAAGAGATTGGTATATAATACGAGACAATGGGTCGACGACTTCTTTAATGAAGTTAATTTGATCAGTAGAATCCAACACAAGAATCTGGTGAAGCTTCTTGGTGCTAGCATTGAGGGCCCCGAGAGTCTCCTGGTTTATGAATATGTGCCCAACAAAAGCCTTGATCAGTTCATTTTTG ATGAGGAGAAATCAAAACTTCTAAACTGGAAGCAGAGGTTAAATATAATTGTTGGAACAGCTGAGGGTTTAGCTCATCTTCATGGAGGTGGGTCTCATGTAAGGATAATCCACAGGGACATTAAGTGCAGCAATGTTCTTTTAGATGATAATCTCAATGCGAAGATTGCGGATTTTGGGCTCGTTCGATGCTTAGCTACTGAAAAGAGCCATCTTAGCACTGGGATTGCTGGAACACT CGGATACATGGCTCCTGAATACCTTGTTCGAGGTCAACTTTCTGAGAAAGCAGATGTTTATAGCTTTGGAGTGCTTGTTCTTGAGATTGTATGTGGTAAAAAGAATAGTAGCTTCACAACGACTGGTTCCCTTTTACAAACG GTTTGGACACTTTACAGATCAAATGTATTGGCTGAAGCTATAGATCCTTGCATAAGAGATGAAATGTCTGAAAAAGAGGCCCCAGAAGTGCTTCAGGTTGGGCTATTATGCACCCAAGCTTCTGTTCTCTTAAGACCATCAATGGCAGAAGTGGTTCAGATGTTAACCGATAAAGATTACGAAATTCCAACACCAAACCAACCACCATTCTTAAACGCTAATGTGCTTGAAGCAGCAAGTTCATCAAGGTCTTGTAGCACTGACAGTTTCGTTAACAATGCATTGAAAAAAATTCAGGGTTCCGGTACTTCCTCCGACACTACCAGGACTCGTAGTTCAGAAGATGCATCAAGAACACTGTGA